The genomic stretch ATCCCCAAACCCAATGGCGGCACCCGGCCATTGAGCATCCCCAACGTGCTGGATCGGTTCGTGCAACAACTGCTGCTGCAAATCATGCAGCCGAGCTTTGAACCAAGGTTTAGTGAAGCGAGCTACGGGTTTAGACCCGGACGTAGTGCGCACCAAGCCGTCAGAGCAGCACGGCATCACGCACAGGAAGGGAGGGATTGGGTGGTGGACATGGACATCACCAAGTTCTTTGACCATGTGAACCACGACATCCTCATGGCGCAGGTGAGTTGCGTCGTGAAGGACAAACGAGTGCTAAAACTCATTGGGCGGTTCCTCAGAGCAGGGATCGTCCTGCCAGATGGATGCAAAGTAAGCACCGAAGAGGGCACCCCACAAGGAGGCCCACTATCACCGCTGCTGGCCAACATCTATCTGGACCAGCTCGACAAAGAGTTGGAACGCCGAGGCCTCAAACACGTCCGCTACGCCGATGACTGCAACATCTACGTGAGCAGCCAGAAGGCTGCGCAACGAGCGATGGAAAGCATCAAGGAATGGATAGCCAAGAGGCTGAAGCTGCAAGTCAACGTGGAGAAGAGCGGCACAGGCCGGGTTTGGGAACGCAAGTTCCTGGGCTTCATTCTCACCATCGCGCTGCTCATCGCCATATCCCCGCAAGCTGTGGCGAAGTTTAAAGACCAAGTCCGGACGAAATGGGATGCGAGACAATCGATGACCAGCGAAGAGATGCGCGACCAATGGAGGAACTATCAGCGAGGCTGGTGGGCATACTATGGGAAGGCGGAGGATCGCAAAAGCGTCCTGAGACTCAGCGGATGGATACGCCGCCACATCAGGAAGTGTTTTTGGCTCCGATGGCACAACGCCAAAGGACGCCGGGCAGCCTTTGTCCGACTGGGAATCCCCCCGAGTCGAGTCGATATAGCTCACAGCAGTCGAGGAGCCTGGCGCATGGGGCGGCACCCCGTGATGCAGGAAGCGCTCAACAACCGGAGACTGAAACGATATGGGTTTATCACACCATCTGACCTCGCGGGATAAGCCCCGCGTTGTGTCCAACCGCCGGATGCGGAAAACCGCACGTCCGGTGGTGTGGGAGCCCTGACGGGTGCAAATCCCGTCAGGGCCACCCGATTGATGAATCGTCCCGTTGGGACGAGGTTTTCAGTGCCACTGGATGCAGTGCGACAGTTTGTATAGCTGATCTACTTATCTGGAGCGAGAAATCTCTGCATGAGGCGACCAAGGATTTGTTTGCCGCGGTCGTTGGCGTGGATGGGGTCGCGTTTGAAGGAATCGAGGGCGTAACCGCTGGTCTTGACGTATTCCCACCAGGGACCGGTCATGTCGAAGAATCCACATTTCTCTTCTTGGGCGAGGGTTTGTAAATTGGCCCGGTAAGGATAGGCTTTGGCGTCGGGTTGCGGGGTCCAGTTTTTGTTGTGGGCGTTTTGCGGGGCACCAAAGGTGGGGCTGAGGAGGAGGATTTCGAGGTTGGGAAGTTTGGCGCGGCATTGATGAATAACGCTGCGGATGGCGGCGATGTCATCGCGCTGGCTGATGCCGCCGATGACGAGAAGGTCGGGGTTGTGGCGGATGACGTATTCCTCGACACGGTTTTCTTCCTGATACCACCAGCAGCCGGTGGAGCCGCGCACGCTGAGGGTCTTTTTGATTTTGGTTTGGGGGTAGTCGCGGGCGAGGAGGTGTTCGAATTCGGAGCCGGAGGTGTCGCCAATGATGCTGTCGCCGAGCATGACCATGCGGAAGCTGGGGCCATTGGCGAGTTTGGTTTTGGTTTGGGAGAGGTTTTGCCAGCGATTGGTGGGGGCGGTCCAGGTGACCGGCTTCATGCCTTGGTAGATGTTGTCGATGCGGACGAGGGGATCGAGTCCGGCATTGGGATCTTTGGCTTCGCCATCGATGAGAAACCAGCCGAGTCGGGAGTAGCGGCCTTTGCTGCCTTCCGGAGTGATCTCTGAGATGCGCAGTTCGAGGATGGACTCCTTGGTGGGATCAAGGTTTTGTTCGAGGGCGGTGGCGTGGGGGCGCGTGGAGTTGAGGCAGTATTTGTCGAAGCGGGCTTTGGGTTTCCATTCGCCGTCGTTGATGCGGTATTCGAGATTGCCGGTGTCGGGTCCAATGAGGTCAAAGATGCCGACCTGGCTGCCTTTGAATTTAAGGGTGATGGTAGCGCCGGGTTGGTTGCTGACCGCAAGATGAGGAAGTCGATTGGTGCTGCTGAGCTGCCAGCCGAGCCAGCCGGAGTCGAGGGTGGCCCAGTCGTAGGGAACGAGCCGGGCGTTTTCCATGGGGCGGGGGCTGAGGGGTTGGGGAAGTGAGACGGTGGTGCTTCCTGTGAAGGTGGCGCTGGCTTGGAAGAAGGGCTTGAGGGATTCGAGGTAAAGGGCGTAACCGGCGTCGGTGGGGTGAACGTTGTCTTTGGCGAAAGCTTCGATGGTCATTTTGCCGCTGAGAATGTGTTCGGCGGCGGGTTTGGCCATGATGACGCTGGGAATACCGTAGTGCTCGGCGACCTTTTCGTGGTATTGCATGGTTGGGGGGAGCTTGCCGTTTTTGAAGTCTTCGAGGTGACCGGCAACAAGGGTATAGACGAAGAGGATGTCGGGTTTGGAAGGGGTTTTGGAGCGCAGTTGTCGAACGATGCCTTCCATGCTGGCGACGACCTGATCTTCGGGGAGGCCTCCGTCGTTGACGGCGAACTCGACGATGACGAGGTCAGGACGGTAGTAGCCGACGTCGTTCCAGCAGCGGAACGCGCCAAGCCAGGAACCGGTGCCACCAATGGCGGCGTTGTAGGGCTGGATACGGGCTTTGGGATTTTCCTGGCGCAACCAAGGGGTGAGCAGTTCGCGGTAGCAGAACTTGGGATTGCTGGCACCGGCTCCAGCGGTGATGGAGCCGCCGAAGTAGATGATGCGGGTGTCATCGCCCGGGGTGGTGAGTTTTTTCTGGAAGTTGGGAAGGCCGTTGCGGAGGTTGAAGTGGGGTTTGTCCTCGGCGTGAAGCGTGAGGGCGGTGAGAAAGAGGAGCGTGATGAGGGAGCGCATGATGGTTATGGCCGGTTTCCGGCGGTAGTGGGAGATGAGTCTATCTTCAAAGAATTGGCGCGGATGGAGCACTGGTCGCCTTGAATGGGCATGTTTAGGGTTAAAGGGTAGTTGTTTAAAGGCCCAGATTAGTCATCGATTGTAGAAGACTGTAGCGCCTTTAAGAAGTTGGCAAACGAGTCGGTGATGTGATAGCAGTTATCATAACCGCATGGACGGGGAGGGAGTTGGTCTTCATCTCGCAGTCGATAAAATTCGATCGCATTTGGACTGTTGGAGTAGAATTGTTGAGGGTCGGCAATGTCCTTGTAGTAGTTCATTTCCCCGTCGAGGCTGTAAATAGCACCTCGATCCAAACCACATACAGACAAGCAAGTGAAGGCTCCAAAATCGCCGGAACCTATGCAAATCATGTTTCTGGGCACAATAAGCGAATCCAACAGCTCTTCCACTTCAATAATAGAGTGAAGCGAGGTTAGTCCGTGACTGCCGAAAGGAGTTGGATAACTACATGGCACCCAACCATCCAAAAAGCCTGGACCAATAAAGGCAATAAAATCCCGATATTCAGGTGGCAGGCTTACGCCAATCTTGGACTCCAGGCGGGCTACCTCATCGTTGTTGGCAGGCTTGTCTTTGGGAGACCAACCACAATCAACCAGGTTTGGAAAATCACTTGGTTTCACAGGGTTGGGCGAACAATTAAAGGGTGACTTCGAACTGTTGGTTGGGTTCGGTGAGAAATTGGTCCATCCAAGGCGAATAGGTTTTGAT from Phragmitibacter flavus encodes the following:
- the ltrA gene encoding group II intron reverse transcriptase/maturase, producing the protein MEAAVEEANWDAALHAVERNNGAPGPDGMRAKELRDHLAKHGEGIKAKLLRGSFEPSAARRKEIPKPNGGTRPLSIPNVLDRFVQQLLLQIMQPSFEPRFSEASYGFRPGRSAHQAVRAARHHAQEGRDWVVDMDITKFFDHVNHDILMAQVSCVVKDKRVLKLIGRFLRAGIVLPDGCKVSTEEGTPQGGPLSPLLANIYLDQLDKELERRGLKHVRYADDCNIYVSSQKAAQRAMESIKEWIAKRLKLQVNVEKSGTGRVWERKFLGFILTIALLIAISPQAVAKFKDQVRTKWDARQSMTSEEMRDQWRNYQRGWWAYYGKAEDRKSVLRLSGWIRRHIRKCFWLRWHNAKGRRAAFVRLGIPPSRVDIAHSSRGAWRMGRHPVMQEALNNRRLKRYGFITPSDLAG
- a CDS encoding SGNH/GDSL hydrolase family protein, encoding MRSLITLLFLTALTLHAEDKPHFNLRNGLPNFQKKLTTPGDDTRIIYFGGSITAGAGASNPKFCYRELLTPWLRQENPKARIQPYNAAIGGTGSWLGAFRCWNDVGYYRPDLVIVEFAVNDGGLPEDQVVASMEGIVRQLRSKTPSKPDILFVYTLVAGHLEDFKNGKLPPTMQYHEKVAEHYGIPSVIMAKPAAEHILSGKMTIEAFAKDNVHPTDAGYALYLESLKPFFQASATFTGSTTVSLPQPLSPRPMENARLVPYDWATLDSGWLGWQLSSTNRLPHLAVSNQPGATITLKFKGSQVGIFDLIGPDTGNLEYRINDGEWKPKARFDKYCLNSTRPHATALEQNLDPTKESILELRISEITPEGSKGRYSRLGWFLIDGEAKDPNAGLDPLVRIDNIYQGMKPVTWTAPTNRWQNLSQTKTKLANGPSFRMVMLGDSIIGDTSGSEFEHLLARDYPQTKIKKTLSVRGSTGCWWYQEENRVEEYVIRHNPDLLVIGGISQRDDIAAIRSVIHQCRAKLPNLEILLLSPTFGAPQNAHNKNWTPQPDAKAYPYRANLQTLAQEEKCGFFDMTGPWWEYVKTSGYALDSFKRDPIHANDRGKQILGRLMQRFLAPDK
- a CDS encoding SMI1/KNR4 family protein, whose amino-acid sequence is MKPSDFPNLVDCGWSPKDKPANNDEVARLESKIGVSLPPEYRDFIAFIGPGFLDGWVPCSYPTPFGSHGLTSLHSIIEVEELLDSLIVPRNMICIGSGDFGAFTCLSVCGLDRGAIYSLDGEMNYYKDIADPQQFYSNSPNAIEFYRLRDEDQLPPRPCGYDNCYHITDSFANFLKALQSSTIDD